In Solenopsis invicta isolate M01_SB chromosome 13, UNIL_Sinv_3.0, whole genome shotgun sequence, one DNA window encodes the following:
- the LOC105194162 gene encoding ninjurin-2, whose protein sequence is MNGTKKSDNDEVLYLNEINDEVSKPLTSGDAEAVPSVHLRAGFVADGDLVNNSRRPSLGGTETDEHDKKPSAQSIGFDSGDGPEFSGHPPGWSGFPDPALNTIITPDVNVYQHKKTLAQGMMDLALLSANANQMRYVLQTDERHPYFYPALVMISMSLFLQIAVGIGLIWNSIYNVKEHEEMCKANQANNWTVIGIFLVTVLNVFISSFGVVDQPVAVTA, encoded by the coding sequence ATGAACGGGACAAAGAAGTCTGACAACGATGAGGTTCTGTACCTGAACGAGATTAATGACGAGGTGTCGAAGCCTTTGACGTCCGGTGACGCGGAGGCAGTTCCATCCGTACATCTGCGTGCCGGCTTCGTCGCGGATGGAGATCTTGTAAACAATTCAAGGAGGCCGTCATTGGGCGGAACGGAGACTGACGAGCACGATAAGAAGCCATCAGCGCAGTCAATCGGCTTCGACAGTGGAGACGGACCGGAATTTTCTGGGCACCCGCCCGGATGGTCCGGCTTCCCGGATCCTGCGTTAAATACCATTATCACCCCCGATGTGAACGTCTACCAGCACAAGAAGACCTTGGCTCAGGGTATGATGGACCTGGCATTGCTGTCCGCGAACGCGAATCAGATGCGCTACGTTCTCCAAACGGATGAGAGGCACCCATACTTCTATCCAGCACTCGTCATGATCAGCATGAGCTTGTTCTTGCAGATCGCCGTGGGCATCGGTCTCATATGGAATAGCATCTACAATGTCAAGGAACACGAGGAAATGTGCAAAGCTAACCAAGCCAACAATTGGACGGTTATTGGTATTTTCCTTGTCACAGTACTCAATGTTTTCATTTCATCATTCGGCGTTGTTGATCAGCCCGTCGCTGTCACagcataa
- the LOC105194164 gene encoding LOW QUALITY PROTEIN: peptidyl-prolyl cis-trans isomerase sig-7 (The sequence of the model RefSeq protein was modified relative to this genomic sequence to represent the inferred CDS: deleted 2 bases in 1 codon) has product MAVVVETTIGDFTVDLFTEVDLFTEERPQTTRNFLKLCKLKYYNWNLFHSVQTNFIAQTGDPTGTGKGGESVYGIVLGEKARYYEAEQMPKIKHSRVGLLSMVNCGNNMLGSQFFITLGSELQSLDNEHCVFGEITEGLEVILKFNETICDVDQRPYQDIRISHTVILEDPFDDPVGFVIPDRSPEPTKEALMSDRIGADEAIDDTGGMTAEEIIELQKNKEAKARATILEIVGDIPDADIAPPENVLFVCKLNPVTNDDDLNDDDLEIIFSRFGKIVGCEVIRDHQTGDSLQYAFIEFADRKSCEDAYFKMDNVLIDDRRIHVDFSQSVAKMRWRGKGKGIKYLDEDDRAKKREENYSSSRKREASRDRDRDNGKGRDEGRRKESDKDRSSEHRKHERRREDRDTRDRRKEDRTHDDHYERNKYDSERKDKRRKEERRDRDRDRHSDQRRGHSEDRSEIRSRRDEHGDRERRHRDDRRHRDDRKRPTEDEDDTRHRDRSHKHKRKR; this is encoded by the exons ATGGCCGTGGTGGTAGAAACTACCATAGGAGACTTCACGGTGGACCTCTTCACCGAG GTGGACCTCTTCACCGAGGAACGTCCTCAAA CCACACGGAACTTCCTGAAGTTATGTAAGCTTAAGTACTACAACTGGAACCTCTTCCACTCGGTGCAGACCAACTTCATTGCGCAGACCGGCGATCCCACTGGCACTGGAAAGGGTGGAGAGAGTGTATATGGGATTGTGCTGGGAGAGAAGGCGCGTTACTATGAGGCTGAGCAGATGCCAAAGATCAAGCATAGCCGCGTAGGTTTGCTGTCCATGGTAAATTGTGGCAACAACATGCTGGGTTCTCAGTTCTTCATTACTCTGGGATCGGAGCTACAATCCTTGGACAATGAGCATTGTGTGTTTGGGGAGATAACTGAAGGTCTGGAGGTGATCCTCAAATTTAATGAGACCATCTGTGATGTGGATCAGAGACCGTATCAGGACATAAGGATATCCCACACTGTCATCCTGGAGGATCCGTTTGATGATCCTGTGGGCTTTGTGATTCCCGACAGAAGCCCGGAACCTACGAAGGAAGCTTTGATG AGCGATAGAATTGGAGCGGACGAAGCAATCGATGATACCGGCGGCATGACCGCGGAAGAGATTATAGAATTGCAGAAGAACAAGGAAGCGAAAGCAAGGGCCACGATATTGGAGATCGTGGGTGATATACCGGATGCGGATATTGCACCGCCAGAAAACGTCCTATTCGTCTGCAAACTAAATCCAGTCACGAACGATGACGACCTCAACGATGACGACCTCGAGATTATCTTCAGTCGTTTTGGGAAAATTGTTGG CTGCGAAGTTATAAGAGATCATCAAACGGGTGATTCCTTGCAGTATGCATTTATTGAATTCGCCGATCGCAAGAGCTGCGAGGACGCGTACTTTAAGATGGACAACGTTCTAATCGATGATCGAAGGATACACGTGGACTTCTCGCAATCGGTTGCGAAGATGCGTTGGCGCGGGAAGGGAAAGGGTATCAAGTACTTGGACGAGGACGACAGGGCGAAGAAACGCGAGGAGAATTATTCTTCCTCGAGGAAACGTGAGGCATCGCGCGACAGGGATCGCGACAATGGTAAAGGCAGAGACGagggaagaagaaaagaaagcgATAAAGATCGCAGTTCAGAACACAGAAAACACGAGCGCCGAAGAGAAGATAGAGACACCAGGGATAGAAGAAAGGAAGATAGGACGCACGATGACCATTACGAGAGAAATAAGTACGACAGCGAGCGAAAGGACaaaagaagaaaggaggaaCGACGGGACAGGGATAGGGACAGGCATAGCGATCAGAGGAGGGGTCACAGCGAAGACAGGTCGGAAATAAGAAGCAGGAGGGACGAGCACGGTGATCGGGAACGCCGGCATCGCGACGATAGGCGGCATCGCGACGATAGGAAACGACCCACGGAGGACGAGGACGATACGAGACACAGGGACAGGTCGCACAAGCATAAAAGAAAACGGTGA
- the LOC105194161 gene encoding uncharacterized protein LOC105194161 produces the protein MESRDHCARCRAKSIVRKSDDLCERCRSEKRTAFSLGRHTPECLKFRRTIEEDEQRSEIAACNDKFALAKRLHAENLQHQPLPDRVDDSVFKTGCRICSASYKRDTKWNLDRGNLAATKIEDRISRPALGCKKPETRMDLAICWETPIDPVYEPRKATHIDGSEGGLAPAIFAMIEHTPVPKNRELLSRSEKKDRCVCTSQDEAEKDSRRNRCYCDRPCSELYGKRRSEKPSRSNSMPRITERKCTACRGGEMEVELERSKDPRLIRSAVGVALGLEEKRWPMTGDDVARKNGLPPMRMTVPRPRTPFARRAFCIDTLAPPFSVVSGCRDADYPEHWRLMSVYQQSYRNPQKRRSRRF, from the exons ATGGAATCGCGCGATCATTGCGCTCGCTGTCGCGCTAAATCGATCGTCCGTAAGAGCGACGACCTCTGCGAACGTTGCCGATCCGAAAAGCGGACAGCCTTCTCTCTGGGAAGACACACACCTGAATGTCTCAAGTTCCGCAGAACCATCGAGGAGGATGAACAAAGAAGtg AGATTGCCGCCTGCAACGATAAATTCGCCCTAGCAAAGAGGTTGCACGCGGAGAACTTGCAGCATCAGCCACTTCCGGATCGGGTGGACGACTCAGTTTTCAAGACGGGGTGTCGCATCTGTTCAGCCAGTTACAAACGAGACACGAAATGGAACCTGGATCGAGGAAATCTTGCGGCTACGAAGATAGAGGATCGCATATCCAGACCCGCGCTTGGTTGCAAGAAGCCGGAGACCCGGATGGATCTAGCGATTTGCTGGGAGACGCCGATAGATCCAGTATACGAGCCGCGTAAGGCGACGCACATCGATGGCTCCGAAGGCGGTTTGGCCCCGGCGATCTTTGCCATGATCGAGCACACGCCGGTGCCGAAGAATCGCGAACTATTGTCTCGCAGCGAGAAAAAGGATAGGTGCGTTTGTACGAGTCAGGACGAGGCAGAGAAAGACTCGAGGAGGAATCGATGTTACTGTGATCGTCCCTGCAGCG AACTCTATGGCAAACGGCGAAGCGAGAAGCCATCGAGATCGAATTCCATGCCGCGCATCACCGAGCGCAAGTGCACGGCCTGCCGAGGCGGCGAAATGGAAGTGGAACTCGAGCGAAGCAAAGACCCGAGACTGATTCGGTCCGCGGTGGGTGTCGCGCTCGGTCTCGAAGAAAAACGCTGGCCCATGACGGGCGACGACGTGGCGCGCAAGAACGGATTGCCGCCGATGAGGATGACGGTGCCGCGGCCAAGGACTCCCTTCGCCAGACGCGCCTTCTGCATCGACACCCTAGCGCCGCCGTTCAGTGTGGTGAGCGGCTGCCGGGACGCCGACTACCCCGAGCACTGGCGACTTATGTCCGTGTACCAGCAGTCGTATAGAAATCCACAGAAACGAAGATCTCGCCGCTTTTGA
- the LOC105194159 gene encoding inosine-uridine preferring nucleoside hydrolase: MLSATKSEIDMRKVEAPRNIIVDCDAGIDDALALIILLAGHTDKRVNIKAITCVNGNTKVDNVVRNVFRTLHTCNCMDIPVYRGAYSPLLIMPNAKETAEEEYHGTDGFGDAFVDDPDTSKLQKEHAAFALHRITSEDPDNISVICLGPLTNIAMAMKLYPEFANNVKEFFVMGGNSTAQGNITSQAEFNFYADPESVHIVFNSNSSKPLWLLPWESCLETKVTHEWRSDVLGTIDKPCVHMMNAIEEGRRSQAKKHFPYYTMCDAFLTAIVMVPHVAKNVVAWHADIELSGNRTRGQVVLDHLLSNKPNVNLINSFDSELFKKILLDAVNTIHDYRK; encoded by the exons ATGCTGTCAGCGACGAAATCTGAGATAGATATGCGCAAGGTGGAAGCCCCAAGGAACATCATCGTGGACTGCGACGCCGGTATCGATGACGCCCTGGCCCTGATCATTCTCTTGGCCGGTCACACAGACAAGAGGGTCAACATTAAAGCCATCACCTGTGTCAATGGAAATACCAAAGTGGACAATGTCGTGAGAAACGTGTTCAGAACTCTGCACACATGCAACTGCATGGAt ATACCTGTTTATCGAGGAGCGTATTCACCTCTGTTGATCATGCCAAATGCTAAGGAAACAGCAGAGGAGGAATATCATGGAACTGATGGATTCGGAGACGCGTTCGTCGACGATCCGGATACGAGTAAGCTGCAGAAAGAGCACGCCGCGTTCGCTTTGCACAGAATCACGTCGGAGGATCCAG ataacATCTCCGTGATCTGCTTGGGACCCCTGACAAACATAGCGATGGCTATGAAACTGTATCCAGAGTTTGCGAACAACGTGAAAGAATTCTTCGTGATGGGTGGAAATTCAACTG CACAGGGCAACATAACTTCACAGGCGGAGTTTAATTTCTACGCAGACCCGGAAAGCGTGCACATCGTGTttaacagcaacagcagcaagcCTCTGTGGTTGTTACCGTGGGAATCGTGCCTAGAAACCAAAGTTacacat GAGTGGCGAAGTGATGTACTAGGCACGATAGACAAACCTTGCGTGCACATGATGAATGCAATTGAGGAAGGCAGACGCTCGCAAGCGAAGAAGCATTTTCCTTATTATACCATGTGCGATGCTTTCCTAACCGCAATCGTGATGGTACCACACGTGGCCAAGAATGTAGTCGCGTGGCACGCGGACATCGAGCTGAGCGGCAACAGAACGCGGGGCCAAGTTGTCCTCGATCATCTGTTGTCAAACAAACCAAACGTGAATTTGATAAACAGTTTCGATTCCGAGCTTTTTAAGAAGATATTATTGGACGCGGTGAACACGATTCACGATTATCG aaaataa
- the LOC105194160 gene encoding potassium/sodium hyperpolarization-activated cyclic nucleotide-gated channel 2 codes for MDLMVFVPDFTNIPIIQHEPRVVHICETPPKVDLLMKTIPGSSLWSRLRRWFLGTRIASRKHLFTQYCLKSSHAIDYEISRHLKSHPYMIHPFSTFRIFWESVMTLLIIAVLLIIPVFLAFYFDEYEKWYIFDFAIDAVLICDIVIRFFTGYYDSQTQLVNLDWKVVASKYLQGFFVVDILSVLPLEFLIVLFKSWWYLTSLNLLKILWIRIVIVYARRLYYVYRVNFHLYKVTEISVIIVICVHWAACLEYYLPLAVAKIVGQNDASWIRSPYMEKRTTKFAIYLTCINRAIIALIGSTHYLNVSTPEDIIYNLIISILGVLGFIYLLARFSQLMVTFHSTRKRHLQLIQQLQQYMSYKELPYSLKRRLLSYYNYRNKKGFERDKIIINHVSPYLREKLLLHNYQRLLKNVEVFRYLPQAVVTQLVDAVYSEIFMPNDALVKAGTRGEALYFIASGTVAVYNNTEKEICHLEDGTYFGELALLMKDERWIASVVAAEKCVVYILSRADFQYALIPYPELLVHLQNVVLSRPEQTPLLEAHKANSSTMSGHINISSIKVKKKD; via the exons ATGGATTTAATGGTTTTTGTGCctgattttacaaatataccaATTATTCAG CATGAGCCGCGCGTGGTGCACATTTGTGAGACGCCACCGAAAGTGGATTTACTAATGAAAACAATTCCCGGAAGTTCTCTTTGGTCGAGATTACGACGTTGGTTCCTCGGTACACGGATAGCGTCGCGAAAGCACCTGTTCACGCAGTATTGTCTAAAGAGCAGCCATGCGATTGATTACGAAATCAGTCGACACCTCAAGTCCCATCCCTATATGATCCATCCCTTCAGTACCTTCAG AATATTTTGGGAGTCTGTGATGACGTTGCTTATCATAGCGGTTCTGCTGATTATTCCAGTCTTCCTCGCATTTTATTTTGACGAGTACGAGAAATGGTATATTTTCGATTTTGCGATCGACGCCGTATTGATATGCGACATTGTGATCCGATTCTTCACTGGTTATTACGATTCTCAAACGCAACTGGTAAATCTGGACTGGAAGGTCGTAGCAAG CAAATATCTACAAGGTTTTTTTGTCGTGGACATTTTGTCGGTACTGCCGTTGGAGTTTCTCATCGTGCTCTTCAAATCGTGGTGGTACTTGACGTCGTTGAACCTCCTCAAGATATTATGGATACGAATAGTCATCGTTTACGCACGCAGACTTTATTAC GTATACCGAGTTAATTTCCATCTGTACAAGGTAACGGAGATCAGCGTCATCATCGTCATATGCGTGCATTGGGCCGCTTGTCTAGAGTATTATTTGCCGCTTGCAGTTGCCAAGATAGTCGGGCAGAATGATGC ATCATGGATTCGATCGCCTTATATGGAGAAAAGGACAACAAAATTCGCGATCTACTTAACGTGTATTAACAGAGCTATTATCGCCCTGATCGGATCCACGCATTATTTAAATGTCAGCACCCCAGaggatattatatataatttaattatctctaTCCTCGGAGTGCTCGGATTTATTTATCTGCTCG CGCGATTCTCGCAGCTAATGGTAACGTTCCACTCCACCCGCAAGAGGCATTTGCAATTAATTCAGCAGCTGCAACAGTATATGAGCTACAAGGAATTGCCGTATTCCTTGAAGCGACGATTGCTATCCTACTACAATTACCGTAACAAGAAGGGATTTGAGAGGGACAAGATTATTATCAATCACGTATCGCCCTATTTGCGAGAA AAGCTTCTTCTGCACAATTATCAGCGACTATTGAAAAACGTGGAGGTGTTCCGATATTTGCCACAAGCGGTGGTAACACAATTGGTCGATGCTGTGTATTCTGAGATTTTCATGCCAAACGACGCGCTAGTTAAGGCCGGTACACGCGGCGAAGCTTTGTACTTCATCGCCTCTGGCACCGTGGCCGTCTACAATAATACAGAGAAAGAG ATCTGCCACTTGGAAGACGGCACGTACTTTGGCGAGTTGGCCCTGCTGATGAAGGATGAGCGCTGGATCGCGAGCGTCGTCGCCGCGGAGAAATGCGTGGTCTATATATTGTCGCGTGCCGATTTTCAATATGCTCTGATACCGTATCCCGAACTCCTGGTACATCTGCAGAACGTCGTACTGTCGCGTCCGGAGCAGACGCCACTGCTCGAGGCTCACAAGGCGAACTCGTCAACGATGTCCGGACACATCAACATAAGCAGCATAAAAGTCAAAAAGAAGGACTAG